Part of the Ictalurus furcatus strain D&B chromosome 28, Billie_1.0, whole genome shotgun sequence genome is shown below.
AACGAACTGAACGTTCCTGCGGCCTCGTCCACAGCCGGGATGTCTGGTCGGCTCCAGGACGGCAGCGGGATGGATTATCGGGACTGGGTCCGGCGCAGCTATCTAGAGCTGGTGACCTCCAACCATCACTCGGTGCAGGCGCTCTCCTGGAGGAAGCTCTACCTGAGCAGGGCCAAGCTCAAAGCGTCCAGCCGCACATCGGCTTTGCTGTCCGGCTTCGCCATGGTCAGTAGGCATGCTGCAATGGGAATCGTTTGTGTGCTTCCATCAACTAGCTTTCTTGTGAATACGATAATGTGATCATGAGGTccagtagcattttttttttcttaaatatttatCCTCTTCTGTATGTTGGGGGGGATATAAGCAGCTGTATAGAAATCCCTGTTTTAGTCATGAGATTAGCACAGTATCTCACACAAGCCTATGAAAACAAATCCTTCATCTCCCTGGTTGTGTCTCTGATGACTGTTATTTGAATGCTGTGAAAGTTTTTACTGAAATTTTCCGTACACTGCTGGCAGGTAGCCATGGTAGAGGTGCAGCTGGAGGTGCAGTACAACTACCCTCGTGCTCTGCTGGTGGGCTTCAGCGTGTGCACCACGGTGCTGGTGGCTGTTCACTTGTTCGCACTACTCATCAGCACGTGTATCCTGCCCAACGTGGAGGCAGTGAGCAACATCCACAACCTGAACTCGGTGTGCGAGTCGCCGCATGAGCGCATGCACCACTACATCGAGCTGGCCTGGGGCTTTTCTACGGCGCTCGGCATCTTGCTCTTCCTCGCCGAGGTTGTGCTGCTCTGCTGGATCAAGTTCCTGCCGGTGGACTCGGGGACCTTTCCTAAATCAGGGGCAGAGGGTGTGCCGGGATCAACGGCATCCGTTCCTGAGCCGGGCTACAGTGGCTGGCAGGCGGCACTTGCCTCCACTATAATCATGGTGCCCGTGGGGCTCATCTTCGTCATATTCACTGTGCACTTCTATCGCTCGCTGGTGCGCCACAAGACCAATCGCCACGACCAGGAGATCGAGGAGCTGCACAAGATCAAGGTGCAGCTGGATGGCCATGAACGTGGCTTACAAGCAGTGTGATcttcagggattttttttttttttttttctttgcttgttttttgcAGCACCCTCTTTATGCCTTTAACTTTGCTCATTGTTgaattcttttccttttttaaagcaaatgcgACAGAGTCTTGTGTGGCTTGTTTACAGAATTGCAGCAAGGGCTAATTTTTTCTGCTTGTTTGGATTTTTCTAATGGTTTAAGTGTTTCTATCAGCTTATAGTGCCATGCTTCAAGGCCCAGTTAATGCTTTTATAGGATTATTTTACTCTTTGGTTCCCAGGTTTGTTAGCTGTGTGGTGTTTatacaggggtggacaaatcatcgTTTCATTACCTAGCCCATTGGGTAAGTAAAAGTGCCAATGTGCTGTCCTGCTTTCCTGAAAAAATAATTTGCCTAGACTGAAAAGTGGTAGCTGACACAATGGCAaattagctagttaagtgcatcGATACACATTGAGAGAAGCAAATGAGTATACAGTCGTGTAGCACATCATCTTTACTCCCTCAGCAAGTCGTTGGCTGACGCTACGGTCACAAGATCATGCGTGAAAGATTTTATTTGTGTCTCTCAGTATGTTTAAAACCAATGCAACGCGAACATGCCATCTGCTTGTCCTGGGTCACTAATTCGTCCACCCCTGTTTGTTGGGTATGCCAAAAATTTATGCTAGAATACGTATGGATACAAATGACCCAGGAGTTAGTTATTAGAAGCTATGTAGGCTGATATGACAAAGTGTGCCGGCTATGCAGCAGCGATAAATCATGTCTGTGTATCATCAGAGCTTCCACTCcttggtttttattatttatttatttttcaatgatGTAGTGTTGCGTAATTTTTATACCAAGGAGTCGAGACTCTTCACTCTTACAACCTGATGTTACAGTTCATGCGtctttaaaattattcaaaagtACCATTTAATAACCACCACTACTCTAACAGTCTTAAGCTCTTAACAGTTACAgctctgtttatatatataaaaaacaaaaaaaacaaaaaaaacacacacatttcagtatTTATAAGCAGCCAGTTTGGAAGCACAAACCAGAATCTTAGTGTCGTTAGGctttccagtgtgtgtgtcagtttgcATTATAGATGGTTTACATTAGGAAATGGTTGAGCATTTGTACCtggcatttttttatatatataaaatatatatgagtGAACAATCCCATATTAAACTGGTGCCATCACTTAGGAGACGCAAGTGGACCGTACGAGACTAGGCTGATCTTCGTGCAGCAAGCTCAAGATGCTTCCTCTGAACTTTCGCATGCTGTTTATGTAACAGGAACACACGAGGACAACATTCCAAAGTGTTTTGACCAACAAATGCCTGCCTTATCTCAAATACAAGACATGAAAGTGCACTTGTAGCCTAGCAGGATTCAGAGTCGTATTTCATAAAAGGTTTTTACGACAAAGCTGTGTTACAACTTTTAGGTCTAATGCAAATACGTGCGTGGGGTCGTGTTTATCAATGCACAAACTAATATTTACGTACTCTATCCGTTGATATGAAAATTCTAATAATCACTTGGGTGTCCACGTAGTGCCATCGGCCCTGAAGAGGAACCCTTGACCAAAAtaaacatcacaaaataaatgtcTTGTAGACTTAAGAAAAGCATGTCACTCTACTCTGTGTGGGCAACATGATAAATGATTGTGTGATGATGGACTTCTTGTCAAAGTAGACACACACTCTTTTTGTGCACAACCTATAACCAAGAGAAATGTTTTGTCGTGTCGCATGTCTGTTTTACATTGTCAACAAACTtgtgtatgttaatttatgtcaAATAAACCCgttattttgtttactttctgtcatTCACACGAGCCATTTATCTGCTAAATGACTATATTGCTTAGGTCAGCATATTTGCTGTTCTTGGCATGTTTGATATGTTATCTCATTTTATTAGTATAGAGACTAGGTCTAAAAACAATGAGCTGACTGGACAGATATTTTATTGATCGGTCGTCAGTGTATGCAAAGTGAGACTTACTGTAACAGCCGAGCCTGGCATCAAGACAGCTGGTGTGGTGAAAGCACTGTCACTCAGTATGCATGAAAAACTCTGTCTCCTTGGAGACTGATTCAAGTTGGCCTTCGTTTTCAGCTCAGAGTGGGTGAATTCAGGCTATGGATGAAGTGCCTCGATTCTAGTCTTGGTTTTCTAACCTAGATGACTAGATGTTAGCGAAAGAAGGGCtcatttgagtatttcagaagccTTAGGATTTTCACACGTAACAGTCTcttagagcagtggtcaccaaccctgaaCCCTTGCTGGaaactttagctccaaccataatcatccCCACCTGACCacctaatcattgccttaaaaaGTTCTCGATCAATTCAAACAGATGTTAGGTTTTGGTTGAAGATATTAAGGGAGAGGGTTGGTGATCACTACTCTAGAGTTTACAAATCATCCAGTGAGCAGtagttctgtgggtggagaggagaatggccagattggttcgagctgacaaAAAGACAATGGTAAGTCAAATCTTaaatagccactctttacaaccgtgtcgaggagaaaagcatctcagaaaacaCACCATGTCCAACCTTGAGGTAGATAGACTACAACAGGAAAAGACACCATTGGGTTCTACTTGATAGGTCTTGCTTTGTCATAGTGGTCTAATCACGTAAGCAGGGCTGAAGTCAAGTGAATTATGTTACAAATCTAAACTTTCAAAGCTACATATAAGGTCAAATCAAGTTTAAAACAAAGGTAGATCTGTTTACTGTTGCAGTGTGGATGTTGCCCAAATTCCCAAGTTGTAATTCCGAGTTGAATGACCAATGAACGTTTCCATGTCTCAGGACGGGTTTTTCAGAGTTCCAAGTAAAACGAATCGCAGCATTAGAGAAcgtgttcattaattcattcatctccagtaaccgctttgttttgtttactgcaAGTAGTCTAACCTCGGTGCCCGGCTAGCTCAGTTGGCATCACATAGGACTCTCGATACCAGGATCGTGGGTTTGAGCCCCAGCCACTGGGGGTGCACAGGCTAGTGCACACTCAGTGCTGGTCCTAAGCCCGGATAAATGGGAAGAGTTGCATAAGGAAGAGCATCTGGCATAAAACCTGTGCCAAACCAATATGCAGACAATGGAAGGTGATCCGCTGTGGCGACCCCTAATGAAGAGCAGTCGAAACAACAACAGCTACAGGTAGTCCAACCTTGAGTGCATACTTGATTGAAGCAATACGTATATAACCACTACTTTGAGCAGTGGTTGTATAACaacctgttgttgtttttttgcgtATCGAAAAACTTGAGTTAAGCTTTACAAGCGCTTAAACAATAGTTATAGGTTccaaaaaaacctaaaaattgtaattgtttaacaataaaaatgagTGCAATCTCCCaaaatggtttcattttttgctCAGTTCAATGACTGCCACTAATTAGTAACTAACTGTAGTCAGGTGAAGCCTAGTgaattttaatgagggaaagaCTGAAGCCAGGTGCTTCTTGTATAAGAACTTGTGCAGTAGAGCTGTTTCTGTTGGGTCTCATTGAGTTACTGTGAAACCGTACCCATTGTCTAAAAGGTAATCTTCAcaacaaatgtttaatttttttctttacagccaTGTCTGTGCAGGTGTTTTTAAAGACAGTAGACATCCTCCTGACTGCATTTGCATACCAAACAAATCTGGTTTGCTTTGCATGTTGTGCAAAACTGGTGTTGTTTCTGTCAAGCAAATGTGAGGCAGCTATGATGAGAAAAGAAATATGGCTGACTTGGTATTGGTACTTCTGGGTGTCTATGACCAGGGTCTGATTGCATTTAATCTTCTCTCTGAGCTGCAGAGTTGTGTGGggtagttttttgttttgtttttatttcttccctCCCTTCTTCTTTCTCTGCAACTTTTTCTCTTTGTACATTCCAGACTCTGTGACTGAACCAAAGTCTCTCAGGGGGGCCTCTTGCTATGAACCTCTGGATGTAGCAGGTCATGGATCTGGGAACAGCTATATTTAGGCTTGCTGAGTGAACCTTCAACTTGAGTTACTTCGTTTGTGAGCTCCATATCCCTCCTGTTTGCAGCTCAAATTTTATTGTTTCTCCTCTGTGCTGCAATTCTGCAAGGTTGTAATCGCTTCCACACTTTATTGAGCCATGCATATTAGTGTTGAAACTGGagcctccttccaaaaaaaaaaaaaacgcttatCACAGAAAATCCCAAACCAATGGATACttctactttctttctttaaataaataaataaataaataaagttacttGAACCAGCTTCTGCCCAATTGGAATTAAGAATTGAACAGTGTGGTGTATGGATGAATTTTAGTGTTTTGATTTTTAAGCTGAATCTCAAGCAACTTTGTTACAAGGTTGTTGAGTAaatgggattttttaaaaaggatcaTATGGTAAAACAGTTTAGCTTTGTAGCTCATCTTTCCACCTTTTTAAAGATAGCTGTTCCAGTTCACTCCCAAAGGCTTTCTGATATTCAACGTTCTTTCACATCTTGTAGATAGCTGCTTGGTATCGGAGTGATGCTAATTCGTAAACCAGAAATGTGCAAACAAAATCTTCAAGCTAACGTTATTctagataacttttttttttggggggggtgccTTCATCTTTgattaaactgaataaaatatctTCCCTAATGCTTATACTCCTATCCTCAGTGACACCCACGcttgtttatttggtttatcAGGCAGGTTAATGATACAACTTCCTGTTGTAGCTCTCAACTGTCCTGTAGAATTTGTGGATGCTTACAGGAACAAAGTTGGggacattaaaaaacaaaacaaaggaaactGTGACTAATTGGGGAAATTATAAGCTTTGAAATGCCTTAAAGTAGTGGTTAACAGTTTTTCTGACACTTTATCAAAAtgtaagtgatttaaaaaatttctttGGTAAAGCCTTAGTTGGGTAGAAGCAGGAGGTGCAATTCTTGCAAAAATtagctatttttatttgatctaTTTTCTATTGCATGCAATAGATACATATGAAACTCACCTCTTTGAccacaactattttttttttttttttttttttaaatcataaggGGGGTGAATACCAAATTGAAATGCAGCCAACCACTCCAGAGCCTCAGACCCATTTGAGTGTCCCATTTAACTTCCTGTGATGGCATCCATCCAGATTTAGTCATTTCTTCATAATGAGAACAACTTGAATGTAGCATGCTACATGGTCATGTGAAGCATTTCGTTACCATTTGAAAGTGTTCACGCACTCATTTTGTGTAAAGGAAGAAATatggattttctctctctccctctcctctgaAGCGGGTCATCCAATTTTTCTGTTGTAATTCCTCATATAGTGATGTGAACAAAACAATTCCAGTGCACTGCATATACAATTTGTAAAACACGGATATACTAACTGCCAAATCTcagcatttttctttaaatctaagtacttcattaaaaaaaaaaacactgtatttttttaaagcattaaaatgtgcagaaaATGCATTTTACATTGGAAAAGCGCACCAAACGCTTCAAACACGTGATGTGTCGTTCGTgaatgagtcgactctttgagtcGGCTCTTCTTTGAGTTGACTCCCTCGTGTGAGGCGAGTGTATTATGGTAAGTGGATCAGTTATCGTTACAAATGGACACATCATAATGGACAGACACACTGCAAAATGCAGGGATACTTGCCGTTTTGTCAGTGCACATGTGTAGTATCTTTCTGATTTAGGTTAAAAACTGCATATGTAAAGTTAATACAAAGGTATTTCACTAAACAATTTCAGCTATAATTAGTCAAAGTAAGACAAGCACTGGTTATAATATCACAAATGTctgatttatataaaatatggcAATGAGCCATTTGGCAAGTTgagtcaaatgatctgactagctaaaaaaaaaaagtcaatttccCAGCATGCGTGGTCACATGATCAGTTTAAGCTACGCTTCTGGAGAATAGATCTTAATTAAGTGCTGTAGTTCAGACGGGTATCCTGTTAGCGGACACCTGTGGTTAGTCTTCACGTACGTATAAATGCAGCGGTAACAGAAAACGTAGCCTGAGGTGGCCAGGGCTGTGTCATTACCGCGTGCTTTCCTGCAAAGCGGGCACAGTTTCCTGTGCGTCAGCACAGTATCCTGGTCCTCCAGGTGAAGTGGGGGTGGAGGTGTagggagagaggtgagagactTCATAGTGGTCTGGTTCTCTGACGAGTACCACCACTCCAAAAACTGCAGGAAAAACACTCCCATGGAGAGACCGGTGGAGAGGGATACGGCTATGCTGCCAACCACCATGGAAAAGACGCGCTGCAGCCGTCCTCCAAAGCTGAGGAAGGAAAAACACGTTTTATGCTTTTTCTGATGATTCAAATGCAACATACAAGACAACTTCAGAGTGACATGCTCATAAACtgcattaaaggtgcagtttgtaattttacaTCTCTAATATTATGCAAATATTCTAcagcgtgtttgttttttttgtgttgtctacacagccctgtgtgtgaaatggcaggtttttgtgagtGAGTTACAACTGCAGTCGCACCTGAAGAGAAGCA
Proteins encoded:
- the orai2 gene encoding protein orai-2 isoform X2; amino-acid sequence: MKPTHKGGETQPLAMNNELNVPAASSTAGMSGRLQDGSGMDYRDWVRRSYLELVTSNHHSVQALSWRKLYLSRAKLKASSRTSALLSGFAMVAMVEVQLEVQYNYPRALLVGFSVCTTVLVAVHLFALLISTCILPNVEAVSNIHNLNSVCESPHERMHHYIELAWGFSTALGILLFLAEVVLLCWIKFLPVDSGTFPKSGAEGVPGSTASVPEPGYSGWQAALASTIIMVPVGLIFVIFTVHFYRSLVRHKTNRHDQEIEELHKIKVC
- the orai2 gene encoding protein orai-2 isoform X1, which codes for MKPTHKGGETQPLAMNNELNVPAASSTAGMSGRLQDGSGMDYRDWVRRSYLELVTSNHHSVQALSWRKLYLSRAKLKASSRTSALLSGFAMVAMVEVQLEVQYNYPRALLVGFSVCTTVLVAVHLFALLISTCILPNVEAVSNIHNLNSVCESPHERMHHYIELAWGFSTALGILLFLAEVVLLCWIKFLPVDSGTFPKSGAEGVPGSTASVPEPGYSGWQAALASTIIMVPVGLIFVIFTVHFYRSLVRHKTNRHDQEIEELHKIKVQLDGHERGLQAV